A stretch of the Medicago truncatula cultivar Jemalong A17 chromosome 5, MtrunA17r5.0-ANR, whole genome shotgun sequence genome encodes the following:
- the LOC11437199 gene encoding probable serine/threonine-protein kinase DDB_G0268876 — protein MEQLRHIGEVLGSLKALMVLSDEIQINQRQCCLLHDIFTLAFDTIADEIRQNLKLEDRTTKWKPLECPLRELSRVFKEGELYIKHCLDSKDWSGKALTLSQNRECVEFHIHNLLCYFPAVIEAIENAGEMSGLDQDENSKKKLMLARKYDVEWNDPKLFQWRFGKQYLVPKEICKQLENAWREDRWRLIEALREKKGSSKLTYSKNDQHFADMLLKKLMNGNSDKTNHKNSNDKVLWPIGVLLGSKDYQVRRRLGRGKEFKEIQWLGQSFALRHFLGEREAYENEISNLLSLSHPNILQYLCGFYDEEKKEFSLVTELMNKDLWTYMRENCGPRRQILFSIPVVVDLMLQMARGIEYLHSKNIYHGNLNPCNILLRARNSQEGYFQAKVVGFGLSSVENGEIYNASRSSPTHNPIGEEINPIIWYAPEVLTELEQMKNAFTSCKYSEKADAYSFGMICFELLTGKIPFEDNHLQGIRTNQNIKAGERPLFPYRSPKYLVSLIKKCWQTDPSQRPSFSSICRILRYIKKFLSMNTEYVLINPELNQLELQNPPVDCCDIEGIFLKSFPMERTYNMSFVSQIPYEMFAYKVVEKGKINNQNMSNITIPTIDNKGSESEPTKDVATVRSEESDDQSTVFEDIDASIIKDLVTYPKSISGDTQSIFYDAPSKKKVTIKKPSQMKPKKDQGTPKLQATKSLPPTLSGRVSRTNKVNQSSLTSSFITPVKRRPPKVSESERKSNINKGNQSASVSTSSSVRKKIHGGNVSDSKPSLNLKTRDQSPFNRLKTKKSQLTMNSSSSPTRIRRVNSTNNSIVRMQKGFISTPPMSPSRSYARRCCHASDMDSSLKIRGRLSPFPLSPLSPYVSNQRNRRGSLSPLALSPLSPYVRTTYGHVSD, from the exons ATGGAACAGCTCCGGCACATTGGTGAGGTTCTTGGAAGTCTAAAAGCGCTAATGGTTTTAAGCGAcgaaattcaaatcaatcaacgACAATGTTGTTTGCTCCACGACATATTTACTCTAGCATTCGATACAATCGCAGATGAGATAAGGCAGAATCTGAAGCTTGAAGACAgaactacaaaatggaagcctCTTGAATGTCCTCTTAGAGAGCTATCAAGGGTTTTCAAAGAAGGCGAACTATACATTAAGCATTGTTTGGATTCAAAAGATTGGTCAGGAAAAGCACTCACACTTTCTCAGAACAGAGAATGTGTTGAGTTTCACATTCACAACTTGCTTTGCTATTTCCCTGCGGTTATTGAAGCGATTGAAAATGCCGGGGAGATGTCAGGGTTGGATCAGGATGAGAATTCGAAGAAGAAATTGATGCTTGCAAGAAAATATGATGTGGAATGGAATGATCCAAAACTTTTTCAGTGGAGATTTGGCAAACAATATTTGGTTCCAAAAGAAATTTGCAAGCAATTGGAGAATGCTTGGAGAGAAGATAGGTGGAGGCTCATAGAAGCACTCAGAGAGAAAAAAGGTTCTTCCAAACTCACTTATTCAAAGAATGATCAACATTTTGCAGATATGTTGTTGAAGAAATTGATGAATGGTAATTCAGATAAAACTAATCACAAAAACAGTAATGATAAAGTATTGTGGCCAATTGGTGTTTTGTTAGGATCCAAAGATTACCAAGTGAGGAGAAGATTGGGAAGGGGGAAGGAATTTAAGGAAATTCAATGGTTAGGACAAAGTTTTGCTCTGAGGCATTTTCTTGGGGAGAGAGAAGCTTATGAAAATGAGATTTCCAATTTGTTATCACTTTCTCACCCAAACATATTGCAATATCTATGTGGTTTTTATGACGAAGAGAAGAAAGAGTTTTCTCTCGTGACGGAGTTGATGAACAAGGATTTGTGGACATACATGAGAGAGAATTGTGGTCCAAGGAGACAGATTTTGTTCTCTATACCTGTAGTGGTTGATCTCATGCTTCAAATGGCTAGAGGCATTGAATATCTCCACTCCAAAAACATTTACCATGGAAACCTTAATCCATGTAATATCCTACTAAGAGCTAGAAACTCACAAGAAGGTTATTTTCAAGCAAAAGTTGTTGGATTTGGGTTGTCATCTGTTGAAAATGGTGAAATTTATAATGCTTCTAGATCCTCACCGACACATAATCCAATTGGTGAAGAGATTAACCCTATAATTTGGTATGCACCTGAGGTTTTAACTGAGCTAGAACAAATGAAAAATGCTTTTACCTCTTGTAAGTACTCAGAGAAAGCCGATGCATATAGCTTTGGTATGATATGTTTTGAGTTGTTGACAGGGAAAATTCCTTTTGAGGACAATCATCTTCAAGGGATTAGAACCAACCAAAATATCAAAGCAGGAGAGAGACCTTTGTTTCCATATCGTTCGCCAAAATATCTTGTGAGTTTGATCAAAAAATGTTGGCAAACTGATCCGTCTCAGCGTCCTAGTTTCTCGTCTATTTGTAGGATTTTGCGCTACATCAAAAAGTTTCTTTCAATGAACACTGAGTATGTTTTGATCAATCCTGAACTAAATCAGCTTGAACTTCAGAACCCACCTGTAGATTGTTGTGACATTGAAGGAATTTTTCTCAAGAGTTTTCCAATGGAGAGGACATATAATATGTCATTTGTTTCACAAATACCTTATGAAATGTTTGCTTATAAAGTTGTTGAAAAAGGGAAGATTAATAATCAGAATATGAGTAATATTACTATTCCAACTATAGATAATAAGGGTAGTGAGTCTGAGCCAACAAAGGATGTGGCTACTGTTCGTAGCGAAGAAAGTGATGACCAAAGCACAGTTTTTGAAGATATTGATGCATCCATAATTAAAGATCTGGTAACCTATCCAAAATCAATTTCTGGTGACACACAGTCTATTTTTTATGATGCCCCATCAAAGAAGAAAGTTACAATAAAGAAACCATCACAAATGAAGCCAAAGAAAGACCAAG GAACGCCTAAACTGCAAGCAACAAAATCATTACCACCAACATTATCTGGTCGGGTTTCAAGGACAAATAAGGTGAACCAGTCATCATTGACATCAAGTTTTATAACCCCAGTTAAAAGAAGGCCTCCAAAAGTCTCAGAATCTGAGAGGAAATCCAATATTAACAAAGGGAATCAGTCAGCATCAGTGTCAACTTCAAGCTCagttagaaaaaaaatacatggagGCAATGTCTCCGATTCTAAGCCTAGTTTAAATCTGAAAACAAGAGACCAATCACCATTTAACAggttaaagacaaaaaaatcacaactaACGATGAATTCTTCTTCGAGTCCAACACGAATAAGACGTGTCAATAGTACTAACAACAGCATTGTGAGGATGCAAAAAGGGTTCATTTCAACACCTCCAATGAGTCCTTCAAGGTCATACGCCAGAAGATGCTGCCATGCTTCGGATATGGATAGTTCTTTGAAGATACGAGGTAGATTGTCACCATTTCCATTGAGTCCTTTGAGTCCATATGTGAGCAATCAAAGGAATAGAAGAGGAAGCTTGTCACCATTAGCATTGAGCCCTTTGAGTCCTTATGTAAGAACAACATATGGTCATGTCTCAGATTAA